A section of the Clostridium omnivorum genome encodes:
- a CDS encoding C40 family peptidase: protein MKYIKSTAFIFVVSILAISITSKTNSYEVKADAAIKTQQGVVVRSANLTTEKVIVVPKKETEETSKGNSSKKSSLSRGGSMNSSLAKTSGNSSVVGFASNFLGRPYVWGASGPRAFDCSGFTAYVYSNFGVYLDHYTGSQFGAGKSVSRANLSPGDLVFFNTYGSISHVGIYMGDGRFIHAANQRTGVTISNLDEGYYSARYAGARRVK from the coding sequence ATGAAATACATAAAATCAACGGCATTTATTTTTGTTGTGAGTATATTAGCTATAAGCATCACATCCAAAACAAACAGCTATGAGGTAAAGGCAGATGCAGCTATTAAAACACAACAAGGAGTTGTAGTTCGATCTGCGAACTTAACAACAGAGAAGGTAATAGTAGTTCCTAAAAAGGAAACAGAAGAAACAAGTAAGGGCAATTCATCTAAAAAGTCATCATTAAGCAGAGGTGGATCAATGAATAGCTCACTTGCTAAAACATCAGGTAACAGCAGCGTAGTTGGATTTGCTTCCAATTTTTTAGGAAGGCCTTATGTATGGGGAGCTTCAGGCCCAAGAGCCTTTGATTGCTCAGGATTTACAGCTTATGTTTATAGTAACTTTGGTGTTTACTTAGATCACTATACTGGGTCACAATTTGGAGCTGGTAAGTCAGTTAGTAGAGCAAATTTATCTCCTGGCGATTTGGTATTCTTTAATACCTATGGTTCGATATCACATGTTGGTATATACATGGGTGATGGAAGATTTATTCATGCAGCTAATCAACGAACTGGTGTAACAATAAGTAATTTAGATGAAGGGTATTATTCAGCTAGATATGCTGGAGCAAGAAGAGTAAAATAG
- a CDS encoding Maf-like protein, whose product MDTLGCDKVKIILASASERRQELLNRLTGEFDINVSNFDESTIPFNGSFHHYVMELARGKALEVENRLSDAEEKIIIGCDTIVAFNGKVLGKPKDKEDAFKMLRELSDAEHEVYSGIALVNTKTKRVITDFVCTKVKFSDLSDEEIKRYINTEEPMDKAGAYGIQGIGGIFVEKIHGCYYNVVGLPLNKLYCMLREMGVNL is encoded by the coding sequence ATGGATACATTAGGATGTGATAAAGTGAAAATTATATTGGCATCAGCTTCTGAAAGAAGACAGGAGTTATTAAATAGATTGACAGGTGAATTTGACATTAATGTAAGCAATTTCGATGAAAGCACGATTCCTTTTAATGGCAGCTTCCACCATTATGTAATGGAGCTTGCCAGGGGGAAAGCCTTAGAAGTCGAAAATAGATTGTCAGATGCCGAAGAAAAAATTATCATTGGTTGTGATACAATTGTTGCATTTAATGGCAAGGTACTTGGTAAGCCAAAGGATAAAGAAGATGCCTTTAAAATGCTAAGAGAACTAAGTGATGCTGAACATGAAGTATATTCTGGAATTGCTCTTGTTAATACAAAAACCAAAAGGGTAATAACAGATTTTGTATGCACTAAAGTGAAGTTTTCTGATTTATCTGATGAGGAAATAAAAAGGTATATAAATACAGAAGAACCAATGGATAAGGCAGGAGCTTATGGGATTCAGGGAATAGGTGGAATTTTTGTTGAAAAAATTCACGGATGCTATTATAATGTTGTAGGGCTTCCTTTAAATAAGCTCTATTGTATGCTAAGGGAGATGGGAGTAAATCTATAA
- the radC gene encoding RadC family protein, protein MGSLLRIMDLPENERPREKLLRYGADELSNSELLAIILRTGSNSENILNLCSRILKETDGLNGLMECSANEFMSIKGIGEAKASQLLALAELSKRFKSFKSGDEYKISEPRDAALLVLESMRYLKKEFLKIIMLNTKNIVISIKDVSVGSLNSSIVHPREVFSEAIKKSSASIIICHNHPSGDPTPSGEDISVTKRLKECSLLIGVDLLDHIIIGNGTYISLKEKGML, encoded by the coding sequence ATGGGAAGTTTACTTAGAATTATGGATTTGCCCGAAAATGAAAGACCGAGAGAAAAGTTGTTAAGGTATGGCGCTGATGAGCTTTCTAATAGTGAACTGCTAGCAATTATATTAAGAACTGGCAGTAACAGCGAGAACATATTGAACCTATGCAGTCGAATTTTAAAAGAGACTGATGGACTCAATGGGCTTATGGAATGTTCTGCAAATGAATTTATGAGTATAAAAGGAATTGGTGAAGCAAAAGCATCTCAACTTCTTGCTTTGGCAGAACTCAGCAAAAGATTTAAATCTTTTAAATCTGGTGATGAGTATAAAATATCAGAACCAAGGGACGCTGCGCTTTTAGTTCTGGAGAGTATGAGATATCTAAAGAAGGAATTTTTAAAGATTATTATGCTGAATACTAAAAATATAGTTATTTCTATAAAAGATGTTTCAGTTGGAAGTCTTAATTCTTCTATAGTACATCCAAGAGAGGTGTTTAGTGAAGCAATAAAAAAGAGTAGTGCTTCTATTATAATTTGTCATAACCATCCTTCTGGAGATCCCACTCCTAGTGGAGAAGATATAAGTGTTACTAAAAGGTTAAAAGAATGTTCTTTACTAATAGGAGTAGATTTATTGGATCACATCATAATTGGAAATGGAACATATATAAGTTTGAAAGAAAAAGGAATGCTGTAA
- a CDS encoding rod shape-determining protein, whose translation MGIFGMSKDMGIDLGTANTLIYVKGKGILLREPSVVAINSDTKKVLAVGIEAKQMIGRTPGNIVAIRPLKDGVIADFDVTQTMLKKFIEKISPKSAFTSPRIVVCFPSGVTEVEKRAIDEATKTAGAREVLLMEEPMAAAIGAGLPVNEPTGSMIVDIGGGTTEVAVISLGGIVTSKSLRMAGDELDQAIINYIKREYNLMIGERTAETVKMELGSAFPDEDEKSMQIKGRDLITGLPKIIDISEAEVREALKEPVYAIVDSIKTTLEKTPPELASDIMDKGIMLAGGGALLKGLDKLINHETHMPVHIAESPLDCVALGAGKALDNVDKISRSR comes from the coding sequence ATGGGAATTTTTGGAATGTCTAAAGATATGGGTATAGATTTAGGAACTGCTAATACTCTTATTTATGTGAAGGGAAAGGGTATTTTACTTAGAGAACCATCTGTTGTAGCAATTAACAGTGATACAAAAAAAGTATTAGCTGTTGGTATAGAAGCAAAACAAATGATTGGTAGAACACCTGGAAATATAGTTGCTATAAGACCATTAAAGGATGGAGTTATTGCTGATTTCGATGTTACACAAACTATGCTTAAAAAGTTTATTGAAAAAATAAGTCCTAAGAGTGCATTTACTAGTCCAAGAATTGTAGTATGCTTTCCATCCGGAGTAACTGAGGTTGAAAAGAGGGCTATAGATGAAGCTACAAAGACAGCTGGAGCTAGAGAAGTACTTCTTATGGAAGAACCAATGGCTGCTGCAATAGGAGCTGGACTTCCAGTAAATGAACCTACTGGAAGTATGATTGTTGATATCGGTGGAGGAACTACTGAAGTTGCTGTTATTTCATTAGGTGGAATTGTAACAAGTAAGTCACTAAGAATGGCAGGAGATGAGCTTGACCAAGCTATCATTAACTATATAAAAAGAGAATATAACTTAATGATTGGTGAAAGAACAGCTGAAACTGTAAAAATGGAATTAGGTTCAGCTTTCCCAGATGAAGATGAAAAATCAATGCAAATAAAAGGAAGAGACTTAATAACTGGACTTCCTAAAATCATAGATATATCAGAAGCAGAAGTAAGAGAAGCACTTAAGGAACCAGTTTATGCTATAGTTGATTCTATAAAAACTACACTTGAAAAGACACCACCAGAACTTGCGTCCGACATAATGGATAAAGGTATAATGCTAGCTGGTGGAGGAGCACTCCTTAAAGGTTTAGACAAACTTATAAACCATGAAACTCACATGCCAGTTCACATTGCAGAATCCCCTCTTGACTGTGTGGCACTTGGCGCTGGAAAGGCTCTAGACAACGTAGATAAAATAAGTAGAAGCAGATAA
- the mreC gene encoding rod shape-determining protein MreC yields MTFLKNKLAVTIIVLSVSFLVLIGYSVKREKVSFVENGVGVTLNSVQKVVYSAGANIKEFGSFIIHFSEIKKENEELKARNDELETKALEYDALKSENERLSENLKFKDERSEYDYLGCRIIGNAGGNYLDGFTIDRGIKDGVKKGMVAVTSKGLVGQVTAVASNWAIIQSLSNENIAVSGMVNSQETSGNDSGMVRGYKDSENRLLAKLYYLPLDSKVKKGDEILTSGLGGLYPKGIRIGKVLDIEEDKGKIMKNAVIEPYVEFNKLQEVMLVVPKNIRDLNEIKY; encoded by the coding sequence ATGACATTTCTTAAAAATAAACTGGCAGTAACAATTATTGTACTGTCAGTTAGCTTTTTAGTATTAATTGGGTATAGTGTCAAGAGGGAAAAGGTATCTTTTGTAGAAAATGGCGTTGGAGTAACCTTAAATTCTGTACAAAAGGTAGTTTATAGCGCTGGAGCTAATATAAAAGAATTTGGAAGCTTTATAATTCATTTTTCTGAAATCAAAAAAGAGAATGAAGAGCTTAAAGCTCGAAATGATGAACTTGAAACAAAGGCTTTAGAATATGATGCTTTAAAGAGCGAAAATGAAAGATTATCTGAAAACTTGAAGTTTAAAGACGAGCGTTCTGAATATGATTATTTAGGCTGTAGGATCATTGGAAATGCAGGCGGCAACTATTTAGATGGTTTTACTATAGATAGAGGAATTAAGGACGGAGTAAAAAAAGGAATGGTAGCTGTTACATCAAAAGGACTTGTGGGACAAGTAACTGCTGTTGCAAGTAATTGGGCTATTATTCAATCACTATCTAATGAGAATATTGCAGTGAGTGGTATGGTAAATTCTCAGGAAACAAGTGGAAATGATAGTGGTATGGTAAGAGGTTATAAAGATTCAGAAAATAGACTTCTTGCAAAATTATATTATCTTCCATTAGATTCAAAGGTTAAAAAGGGCGATGAAATTTTAACTTCTGGGCTTGGAGGATTATATCCAAAGGGAATTAGAATAGGAAAAGTGCTTGATATTGAAGAGGATAAAGGAAAGATTATGAAGAATGCAGTAATTGAGCCTTATGTTGAATTTAATAAGCTGCAAGAAGTAATGTTAGTAGTTCCTAAAAATATTAGAGATTTAAATGAAATAAAATACTAG
- the mreD gene encoding rod shape-determining protein MreD: protein MKRIFTIIFLSLIFFIIDNTIMPLFSIKGIFPSFLFLFAICFSIINGVWEGLWLGVFTGMLQDLYFFNGFGVNAFVNMLVCIIAAVIGNVIIKEKRLIPTAASFGLSLLKGVIVFAILYIAKQYTYFEHIFFDSLCNMVICFFFYKWLYRFCQKDYMQRKWKFYEK from the coding sequence ATGAAGAGAATATTTACAATTATTTTTTTAAGCCTAATTTTTTTTATAATAGATAACACTATTATGCCTTTATTCTCTATTAAGGGTATTTTCCCTAGCTTTTTATTTTTGTTTGCCATATGTTTTTCAATAATTAATGGAGTATGGGAAGGTTTATGGTTAGGTGTGTTTACAGGTATGCTTCAAGATTTATACTTTTTTAATGGCTTTGGAGTAAATGCATTTGTAAATATGCTAGTGTGCATAATAGCTGCAGTAATTGGAAATGTGATTATTAAGGAGAAGAGACTTATACCAACAGCTGCTTCATTTGGTTTATCTCTTCTTAAGGGTGTAATTGTATTTGCTATATTATATATAGCTAAGCAATATACCTATTTTGAGCATATATTTTTCGATTCACTTTGTAATATGGTAATATGTTTTTTCTTTTATAAATGGTTGTATAGATTTTGCCAAAAAGACTATATGCAAAGAAAGTGGAAATTTTATGAAAAATAA
- a CDS encoding penicillin-binding transpeptidase domain-containing protein — MKKKKKKSFNRFTALFIIMLLIFTAITSRLTYLQVVKAEDYKEKANRKSITEIQEFAPRGEIKDRNGSLLATNQKSYILTYTETDESKLNFFQTMDKVFKVLDENKEVQQDDFELKINPYRFEFKVQDEDARKQIELRFKKDRGLDEEIIKKLYPKVKDTLSEEQQEKVDEELLKITPEQTFKYLVDQYKLTPKDTFKNIVDQYSDVPNDTLQLIKSKYKISSESEVKALLDQYVKDKKKTKEIFEQLVVKCGVDKLNYTIDQQRRYMLVKDTQKMQSFSGYKPVEIAKSINQDTAFIFSQMLNDMPGIDISIQPIRYYPYDELGSAFLGYISKINSSSKDKYDEKGYDSNTDYVGAAGLERAYEDKLKGSKGGRIVKLNKQGRVTEELGSRESYPGQTLQLTIDKDVQYAAEVALDKTMASLQKAGVQQDVDTSNATRGAAVAIDVNTGGILALVSRPGFNPNDFAKGLTEDQYKKYFSPDYAGFGKLKGYNNDKINELFPMYKNTNIRYDKYDVLPKPLYNYATLSLTQPGSTFKPLTAIAGLEKGVINTSTTVDDEGFFDDGNGFNTKFPSDGRNGIVNLTTAIAKSSNPYFMTVSQRLRAAYGDDVLADYAWKFGLGIKPNSGQKPTTGIEFASDEENFGQVFNSYTIKNNYAASYLASCMDLLKSGKSSKGNTFTPINLYYGDSDSDEVKQIKKDFKDQISAFIKNGGWVEGVGSKDDKNSGIKRDTYVMNTYTTLINKLIAADSSYKGKNISKSEISSMAYDLLSISIYDGYFQSTAPFNIYNASIGQGISNFTPLQLANYVSTMVNGGNRYKLHLVDKITDANGNVIQDIKPEVVENTGVKQSTLDAVKAGMLAVTDKGTAAGAFAGLPFQTAGKTGSATFRNDQADFGRTSYAVYVGFAPYDKPQIAVAVIIFDGGHGGFITPVARAMYEAYFKDQLKANGVTPQSDIEAKPIN, encoded by the coding sequence ATGAAGAAAAAGAAGAAAAAGAGTTTTAATAGGTTTACAGCCTTATTTATAATAATGCTTCTAATATTTACAGCCATAACATCTAGGCTCACCTATCTGCAAGTAGTCAAAGCAGAAGATTATAAGGAAAAGGCTAACAGAAAATCTATTACTGAAATACAGGAATTTGCACCAAGAGGTGAAATTAAGGACAGAAATGGCAGCCTGCTTGCAACAAATCAAAAGAGCTATATACTAACATATACGGAAACCGATGAAAGTAAACTAAATTTCTTCCAAACAATGGATAAGGTATTTAAGGTGTTAGATGAAAACAAAGAAGTGCAGCAGGATGACTTTGAACTAAAAATTAACCCATATAGATTTGAATTTAAAGTTCAAGATGAAGATGCTAGAAAACAGATAGAATTAAGATTTAAGAAGGATAGGGGTTTAGATGAGGAAATTATAAAGAAGCTATACCCTAAAGTGAAGGACACTCTTTCAGAAGAACAGCAAGAAAAGGTTGATGAAGAATTATTAAAAATAACTCCTGAGCAAACATTTAAATATCTGGTTGATCAATATAAGCTTACTCCTAAGGATACTTTTAAAAATATAGTTGATCAATATAGTGATGTTCCTAATGATACATTACAACTTATTAAAAGCAAGTATAAGATTTCTTCAGAAAGTGAAGTAAAAGCATTGCTTGATCAATATGTAAAGGATAAAAAGAAAACTAAAGAAATATTTGAACAGCTAGTTGTAAAATGCGGAGTAGATAAGCTTAACTATACAATAGATCAGCAAAGAAGATATATGCTTGTTAAAGATACTCAGAAGATGCAAAGTTTTTCAGGTTATAAGCCTGTAGAAATCGCAAAGAGTATTAATCAGGATACAGCATTTATATTTTCTCAAATGCTAAATGATATGCCAGGTATAGATATATCAATTCAGCCAATTAGGTATTATCCTTATGATGAATTAGGATCTGCCTTTTTAGGTTATATATCTAAGATTAACTCTTCAAGTAAAGATAAGTACGATGAAAAAGGATATGATTCCAATACGGATTATGTAGGTGCAGCAGGACTTGAAAGAGCTTATGAAGACAAACTTAAAGGCTCAAAAGGTGGAAGAATAGTTAAGTTAAATAAACAGGGTAGAGTAACTGAAGAATTAGGCAGCAGGGAGTCTTATCCAGGACAGACACTACAGCTTACTATTGATAAAGATGTTCAATATGCAGCAGAAGTAGCTCTTGATAAAACAATGGCTAGTTTGCAAAAAGCAGGAGTTCAACAAGACGTTGATACATCAAATGCTACAAGAGGAGCTGCAGTTGCAATTGATGTAAATACAGGGGGAATATTAGCTCTAGTAAGTAGACCAGGATTTAACCCTAATGATTTTGCAAAAGGACTTACAGAAGATCAATATAAAAAGTATTTTAGTCCTGATTATGCTGGTTTTGGAAAGTTGAAGGGATACAATAATGATAAAATAAATGAATTGTTCCCAATGTATAAGAACACAAATATAAGATACGATAAATATGATGTTTTGCCAAAGCCTCTTTATAATTATGCTACATTATCATTAACTCAACCAGGTTCTACATTTAAGCCGTTAACAGCTATAGCTGGACTTGAAAAAGGAGTAATTAATACATCTACAACTGTTGATGATGAGGGATTTTTTGATGATGGAAATGGTTTTAACACAAAATTTCCATCGGATGGACGTAATGGTATAGTCAATTTAACTACTGCTATTGCAAAATCTAGTAACCCTTATTTTATGACAGTTTCTCAAAGACTAAGGGCGGCTTATGGCGATGATGTTTTAGCTGATTATGCTTGGAAATTTGGACTCGGTATAAAGCCTAATTCAGGACAAAAACCAACTACAGGTATAGAATTTGCCAGTGATGAAGAAAATTTTGGACAAGTGTTTAATTCTTATACTATTAAGAATAACTATGCTGCAAGCTATCTTGCAAGTTGTATGGATTTGCTTAAGTCTGGGAAGAGTTCAAAGGGAAATACTTTTACACCTATCAATTTATATTATGGTGATTCAGATAGTGATGAAGTAAAGCAAATTAAGAAAGATTTTAAGGATCAGATATCAGCTTTTATAAAGAATGGTGGATGGGTAGAAGGTGTAGGTAGTAAAGATGATAAGAACTCTGGAATTAAAAGGGATACTTATGTAATGAACACTTACACAACTTTAATTAATAAGCTTATAGCAGCAGATTCAAGCTATAAAGGTAAAAATATTTCTAAGAGTGAAATATCAAGCATGGCCTATGATTTGCTTAGTATAAGTATTTATGATGGATATTTCCAAAGTACAGCACCGTTTAATATCTACAACGCTTCTATAGGACAAGGTATAAGTAATTTTACTCCACTTCAACTTGCTAATTACGTTTCAACTATGGTAAATGGAGGAAATAGATACAAGCTTCACCTTGTGGATAAAATTACTGATGCTAATGGAAATGTAATCCAGGATATAAAGCCTGAGGTTGTTGAAAATACAGGAGTTAAGCAGTCTACCTTAGATGCAGTAAAGGCTGGTATGTTGGCCGTTACCGATAAAGGTACTGCAGCAGGAGCTTTTGCTGGCCTTCCATTTCAAACAGCAGGTAAGACAGGATCAGCTACTTTTAGAAATGACCAAGCTGATTTTGGAAGAACCTCCTATGCAGTGTATGTTGGTTTTGCACCATATGATAAACCTCAAATTGCTGTGGCAGTGATAATATTCGATGGTGGTCACGGGGGATTCATAACACCTGTGGCAAGAGCTATGTACGAAGCTTATTTCAAGGATCAATTAAAAGCAAATGGTGTTACACCTCAGAGTGACATTGAGGCTAAGCCAATTAATTAG
- the minC gene encoding septum site-determining protein MinC, with protein sequence MIEDRIIIKGNKEGLNAVINIHKFKDFDEVLEVLVDKLSKGRKFYKGCTLKITAELKYINDRELSKLKDILFEEFLIQDCIFEDKEEKNSKVFSGIYEGRTKFIKKTIRGGQSIDYSGNIVIIGDVNPGAVVSAGGNIVVLGSLRGNVHAGASGNDKAIIAAFSMQPEILQIADIMTRSPEDGVKPTFPEVAKVKDNMIIVEPYLLNKFI encoded by the coding sequence ATGATAGAAGACAGAATAATAATTAAGGGAAACAAAGAAGGTTTAAATGCAGTTATTAATATCCACAAATTCAAGGACTTTGATGAAGTTTTAGAGGTTTTAGTGGATAAGCTATCTAAGGGAAGAAAGTTTTATAAAGGCTGTACCTTAAAGATAACTGCAGAACTAAAATATATAAATGATAGAGAATTAAGTAAGCTAAAAGACATTTTATTTGAAGAGTTTCTTATTCAAGATTGCATATTTGAGGATAAGGAAGAAAAAAACTCTAAAGTTTTTTCAGGAATATACGAAGGTAGAACAAAGTTCATAAAAAAGACTATACGTGGCGGGCAAAGCATTGACTATTCTGGTAACATAGTAATAATTGGCGATGTTAATCCAGGAGCAGTAGTCTCAGCTGGAGGCAATATTGTAGTTTTAGGTTCTCTACGGGGAAATGTGCACGCTGGTGCAAGCGGTAATGATAAAGCTATTATTGCTGCTTTTAGTATGCAGCCTGAAATACTTCAAATTGCAGATATTATGACTAGATCACCTGAAGATGGCGTAAAGCCAACCTTTCCAGAGGTGGCTAAGGTAAAAGATAATATGATAATTGTGGAACCGTATTTATTAAACAAGTTTATTTAA
- the minD gene encoding septum site-determining protein MinD: MGEAIVITSGKGGVGKTTTTANIGTALAAMGKKVVVVDGDTGLRNLDVLMGLENRIVFTLLDVLEEKCRLKQALIKDKRFNNLFMLPTAQTRDKDDVDSEKMLSTVNQLKEEFDYVIIDCPAGIEQGFENAVVGADRAIVVVNPELTSVRDADRVIGKLDSKGLERHELVINRLNHEMVKKGDMLDINDILDSLAIKLIGVVPDDRNVTVSTNKGEPIVLDDKAFSGQAFKNIAKRIVGEEVPFMSLDNDEGGFLSSLKKIFKKK; the protein is encoded by the coding sequence ATGGGAGAGGCTATTGTTATTACATCAGGTAAAGGTGGAGTTGGTAAAACAACTACAACTGCTAATATAGGTACTGCACTAGCAGCAATGGGTAAGAAAGTAGTTGTAGTAGATGGAGATACAGGACTAAGAAATTTGGATGTACTTATGGGACTTGAAAATAGAATTGTATTTACTCTATTAGACGTATTAGAAGAAAAGTGCAGGTTAAAGCAAGCACTAATAAAGGATAAGAGATTTAATAATTTATTTATGCTTCCAACTGCACAAACTAGGGATAAAGACGATGTGGATTCGGAGAAGATGTTAAGTACTGTAAATCAGTTGAAAGAGGAATTTGATTATGTAATTATTGATTGTCCTGCAGGAATTGAACAAGGCTTTGAAAACGCTGTGGTTGGAGCTGATAGAGCCATTGTAGTTGTTAATCCTGAGCTAACTTCTGTAAGAGACGCAGATAGGGTAATAGGAAAATTAGATTCCAAAGGTCTTGAGAGGCATGAACTAGTAATTAATAGACTAAATCATGAAATGGTGAAAAAAGGCGATATGCTAGATATTAACGATATTCTAGATAGCCTAGCTATAAAACTTATTGGTGTAGTTCCAGATGATAGAAATGTTACAGTTTCGACCAATAAGGGAGAGCCTATTGTATTGGATGATAAGGCTTTCTCAGGACAAGCATTTAAAAATATTGCAAAAAGAATTGTGGGGGAAGAAGTACCTTTTATGTCCTTAGACAATGATGAAGGTGGATTTTTATCCTCACTAAAAAAGATATTTAAGAAAAAATAG
- the minE gene encoding cell division topological specificity factor MinE — MDLFKIFSSKSSSKDVAKERLQLILIHDRSDLSQEFLEMIKSEILKVISNYAEIENGDIEVKLTRTEASEGNAPALVASIPIKSMRKKI, encoded by the coding sequence ATGGATTTATTTAAAATATTTTCCTCTAAATCTTCCTCAAAGGATGTAGCTAAAGAAAGATTGCAGCTTATCTTGATACATGATAGGTCTGACTTATCTCAGGAATTTTTAGAGATGATTAAAAGTGAAATACTAAAGGTTATATCTAATTATGCTGAAATTGAAAATGGAGATATTGAAGTTAAACTTACTAGGACTGAAGCAAGCGAAGGTAATGCTCCTGCGCTTGTAGCTAGTATACCTATAAAAAGTATGAGAAAAAAAATATAA
- the rodA gene encoding rod shape-determining protein RodA has protein sequence MYEKLKINGKLLKELDYGILIAAVIIVIFGAFNIYSATHNAYGTEYFKLQLIWLVLGLIVVYLILIFDYSFLMNYATVIYWASIGLLVINDVFGHTSHGAKGWLSIGSRMIQPSEFAKLGMIIMLAKKLDDMEGNINTPKNFFTLCFYAIIPMALIVIQPDMGMTMVCFFIVLGIFYAVGLDLRVIFGGIGGLIISILLVWNSGLIEGYQKKRITALFNPEADPSGANLQLQESLKGIGSGGILGKGFLKGTQVGGGFIPEAHNDFIFAVVGEEWGLIGGLALMLFYGIMIYKFIKIAKSSKDVFGSVLCIGVISTFLFSLLQNIGMTIGIMPITGITLPLMSYGGSSILTSFMAIAIVLNVGMRRKKINF, from the coding sequence ATGTACGAAAAGTTAAAAATTAATGGTAAGCTTCTGAAAGAACTCGATTATGGAATTCTTATAGCAGCTGTTATTATTGTAATATTTGGAGCATTTAATATATATAGTGCAACACATAATGCATATGGAACTGAATATTTCAAACTTCAGCTTATATGGTTGGTACTTGGACTAATTGTAGTATATCTGATACTGATATTTGACTATTCATTCCTGATGAATTATGCAACAGTAATCTATTGGGCCTCTATTGGGCTTCTAGTGATAAATGATGTATTTGGACATACTAGTCATGGTGCAAAGGGATGGCTATCTATTGGAAGCAGAATGATACAGCCGTCTGAATTTGCAAAGCTTGGTATGATAATTATGCTAGCAAAAAAGTTAGATGATATGGAAGGTAATATAAATACTCCAAAGAATTTTTTTACACTTTGCTTTTATGCTATAATTCCAATGGCTTTAATTGTTATTCAGCCTGATATGGGAATGACAATGGTATGTTTTTTTATTGTATTAGGTATTTTTTATGCTGTTGGGCTAGATTTAAGAGTTATCTTTGGAGGTATTGGCGGATTAATTATATCAATTCTACTGGTTTGGAATTCAGGCTTAATAGAGGGATATCAAAAGAAGAGAATAACTGCTCTTTTTAATCCAGAGGCAGATCCGTCAGGGGCCAATTTGCAGCTTCAAGAATCATTAAAAGGTATTGGCTCAGGTGGCATACTAGGAAAGGGATTTTTGAAGGGCACTCAGGTTGGAGGCGGTTTTATACCTGAAGCACACAATGACTTTATTTTTGCTGTGGTTGGCGAAGAATGGGGACTTATTGGAGGCTTGGCCTTAATGCTGTTTTATGGTATTATGATCTATAAATTTATAAAAATTGCAAAGAGCTCAAAAGATGTATTTGGCTCAGTATTATGCATTGGAGTAATTTCAACATTTTTATTTTCATTACTTCAAAATATAGGTATGACAATTGGAATTATGCCTATTACAGGAATTACCCTACCTCTAATGAGTTATGGTGGAAGCTCTATTTTAACTAGTTTTATGGCTATAGCTATAGTACTTAATGTTGGTATGAGAAGAAAAAAGATTAATTTTTAA
- the mgsA gene encoding methylglyoxal synthase, with protein MKIALIAHDKKKDDMVEFVSRYKEVFEGHELYATGTTGRLIIENVGLKVHRFLSGPLGGDQQIGAKIAQGEMDLIIFLRDPLTAQPHEPDVTALLRLCDVHRIPLATNIGSAEIFMKAFISRVQ; from the coding sequence ATGAAAATTGCACTAATTGCACATGATAAGAAAAAAGATGACATGGTAGAATTTGTTTCAAGGTATAAGGAAGTTTTTGAAGGGCACGAATTATATGCTACTGGTACTACAGGAAGATTGATCATAGAAAATGTAGGGCTTAAGGTTCATAGGTTTTTATCAGGACCATTAGGAGGAGATCAACAAATTGGTGCTAAAATAGCTCAAGGGGAAATGGATTTAATAATATTTTTGAGAGATCCACTAACTGCGCAACCACATGAACCTGATGTAACAGCGCTTTTGAGATTATGCGATGTGCATCGTATACCTCTAGCTACTAACATAGGTTCAGCAGAGATATTTATGAAAGCATTCATTTCTAGAGTTCAATAG